A genome region from Magnolia sinica isolate HGM2019 chromosome 8, MsV1, whole genome shotgun sequence includes the following:
- the LOC131253808 gene encoding membrane steroid-binding protein 2-like, producing MALELWAILKDSITAYTGLSPTTFFMVLALAMAFYYAISNFFDSPPPSQRSRDYEEKMEPLPPPVQFREITEEELKVYDGSNPKKPLLMAIKGLPLLVNLRFSGICIENVILMLKQRIKMESPI from the exons CTGTGGGCCATCCTGAAAGATTCCATCACAGCTTACACAGGCCTCTCCCCGACTACCTTCTTCATGGTCCTAGCCCTAGCGATGGCCTTCTACTATGCCATCTCCAACTTCTTCGATTCTCCACCTCCTTCGCAGAGGTCGAGGGATTACGAGGAGAAGATGGAGCCTCTGCCGCCTCCGGTCCAGTTCAGGGAGATCACGGAGGAGGAGCTGAAGGTGTACGACGGATCGAACCCTAAGAAGCCACTGCTGATGGCGATCAAGGGCCTTCCGTTGCTTGTGAATCTTcgattctcag ggatttgcattgaaaATGTTATACTGATGCTCAAGCAGAGGATTAAAATGGAATCCCCAATCTGA